A genomic segment from Clostridium pasteurianum BC1 encodes:
- a CDS encoding DEAD/DEAH box helicase yields the protein MSIVDKLNWAMSLREPQFEALKTLDDICSKIEYKTYTKEQTEEIASENCQTKSNIKVDDNLNFPSFCFEMTTGIGKTRLMGASIYYLYKTKGYRHFFILAPGNTIYDKLRKEVVPHHPKYMFKGLESEMGRPKVYDGENYLSYPVKYVQGEIATDKSSEIQLFIFNIGKIFNRGDVQFKFHEFQEALGKSFAEVLASFDDLVICMDEAHRYYAPASMKAIDYLKPILGLEFTATPKPTNKNIIYSYGLAEGAGKFLKIPVVMGRTNTAGFTEKDIEEMKIKDGIKLHEHRKAVVYKYCSENGLPKVKPIILISCKDTNHAMEIRQIIDSDSFFDGKYKGKVIEIHSKTGSVETEDNIKKLLTIEENTNPIEIVLHVYKLKEGWGVNNLFTIIPLNAAKSEILALQTIGRGLRLPFGKITGQEELDTLDIVAHDHYRELVDEIKANPVFKRRNLDEEEIEPTESVDVEPELNNVQLELFEKAINYTDMKSFQDISNIRIQEQLYKGYLKTYAKEVKSKDNSDIQQMSLFELEKTVEEIIDENSKEAGEQLSKIPVKGNKSKTPVLKKEEFIEKINKLKQFAISVPKISIGYSSTVKFKSITIKKSINDFVLEPSYIERYDVINNKLLETLEAVALEIDDPVNELACMLLESVPEFSADDADYILNVVEQYLKLMDGSYEDKKKIVRRYAISIINDIKKQIYAAKEEHNEFIYRIEKDLILFKSFVKNIKPGGTVDFHKEIKDKKNIRQYLYTGYKKSYYPEYGFDSDDERRFSVILEEDKDVLRWIKSPLNQMGLFYKAGKQYNPDFIVETSDFKYLVEIKAKNETDDKDVLDKAKAAIKWCECATEVDADNKKWEYRLVTGDNVIIGNSFKYTASMTVNLEGIENE from the coding sequence ATGAGTATTGTTGATAAGCTAAATTGGGCAATGAGTCTTAGAGAACCTCAATTTGAGGCTCTGAAAACTTTAGATGATATATGTTCAAAAATTGAGTATAAAACTTATACTAAGGAGCAAACAGAAGAAATAGCCTCAGAAAATTGTCAAACAAAATCTAACATTAAAGTAGATGATAATCTTAATTTTCCTTCTTTCTGTTTTGAAATGACAACTGGTATTGGTAAGACGAGGCTAATGGGTGCTTCTATATATTATTTATATAAAACAAAAGGATATAGACACTTTTTTATATTAGCTCCTGGAAATACAATATATGATAAATTGCGTAAAGAGGTAGTGCCACATCATCCTAAATATATGTTTAAAGGATTAGAATCGGAAATGGGAAGACCTAAGGTGTATGATGGTGAAAATTATCTTTCTTACCCTGTGAAATATGTTCAGGGAGAAATAGCAACTGATAAATCCTCTGAGATTCAATTATTTATTTTTAATATAGGAAAGATATTCAATAGAGGGGATGTTCAGTTCAAATTTCATGAATTTCAAGAGGCTCTTGGTAAATCTTTTGCTGAAGTACTTGCTAGTTTTGACGATTTGGTAATATGTATGGACGAAGCTCATAGATATTATGCTCCTGCATCTATGAAGGCTATAGATTATTTAAAACCAATATTAGGTTTAGAGTTTACAGCTACTCCAAAACCAACAAATAAAAATATTATATATAGCTATGGCTTAGCGGAAGGAGCAGGAAAATTTCTTAAAATACCTGTAGTTATGGGAAGAACAAATACTGCAGGGTTTACAGAAAAAGATATTGAAGAAATGAAAATAAAAGATGGTATTAAGCTTCATGAACATCGTAAGGCAGTAGTTTATAAATATTGCAGTGAAAATGGGTTACCTAAAGTAAAACCAATAATATTGATATCATGTAAGGATACCAACCATGCTATGGAGATTAGGCAGATAATAGATTCAGATTCCTTCTTTGATGGAAAGTATAAAGGCAAAGTTATAGAAATACATTCTAAAACAGGCAGTGTAGAAACAGAGGATAATATTAAAAAATTATTAACTATAGAAGAAAACACAAATCCAATAGAAATAGTTCTCCATGTGTACAAGCTAAAAGAAGGTTGGGGCGTTAATAATCTATTTACCATCATTCCTCTTAATGCTGCTAAAAGTGAGATACTCGCATTGCAGACTATAGGAAGGGGATTACGTTTACCGTTTGGAAAAATAACTGGACAAGAAGAATTAGACACATTAGATATAGTAGCTCACGATCATTATAGAGAATTAGTTGATGAAATAAAAGCAAATCCTGTATTTAAGAGACGTAATCTTGATGAGGAAGAAATAGAACCAACTGAATCAGTAGATGTAGAACCAGAGCTTAACAATGTACAATTAGAATTGTTTGAAAAGGCAATAAATTATACTGATATGAAGTCATTTCAGGATATAAGTAATATTAGAATACAGGAACAATTGTATAAAGGTTATTTGAAAACTTATGCAAAAGAAGTAAAGTCAAAAGATAATTCTGATATTCAACAAATGTCATTATTTGAACTGGAAAAGACTGTTGAAGAAATAATAGATGAAAATTCAAAAGAAGCTGGCGAACAACTTTCGAAAATACCTGTTAAAGGAAATAAAAGTAAAACACCAGTGCTTAAAAAAGAAGAATTTATAGAAAAGATAAATAAATTAAAGCAATTCGCTATTTCTGTACCTAAAATAAGTATAGGATATAGTTCAACAGTAAAGTTTAAATCAATAACTATTAAAAAGAGTATAAATGATTTTGTACTAGAGCCATCCTATATTGAGCGGTATGATGTTATAAATAATAAATTGCTTGAAACACTTGAAGCAGTAGCATTAGAAATTGATGATCCAGTAAATGAACTTGCGTGTATGCTTCTTGAAAGCGTACCAGAATTTAGTGCCGATGACGCTGATTACATATTAAATGTTGTAGAACAATATCTTAAGCTTATGGATGGTTCATATGAAGATAAGAAAAAAATAGTTAGAAGATATGCTATATCAATAATTAATGATATTAAGAAACAAATTTATGCAGCAAAAGAGGAGCATAATGAGTTTATATATAGAATAGAAAAAGACTTGATTTTATTTAAATCCTTTGTAAAAAATATAAAGCCGGGAGGTACTGTTGATTTCCATAAAGAAATAAAAGACAAGAAAAATATTAGACAGTACTTATATACAGGATATAAAAAGTCTTATTATCCTGAATATGGTTTTGATAGTGATGATGAAAGAAGATTTTCAGTTATATTAGAAGAAGATAAGGATGTATTAAGATGGATTAAATCACCACTAAATCAAATGGGATTATTCTATAAAGCAGGAAAACAATACAATCCTGATTTTATAGTAGAAACATCTGATTTTAAATATTTAGTTGAGATTAAAGCTAAAAATGAAACTGACGATAAAGATGTTCTTGATAAAGCAAAAGCAGCAATAAAGTGGTGTGAGTGTGCAACGGAAGTTGATGCAGACAATAAGAAATGGGAATATAGACTTGTTACAGGGGACAATGTAATTATAGGAAATTCTTTTAAATATACAGCTAGTATGACTGTAAACTTGGAGGGGATTGAGAATGAGTGA
- the drmA gene encoding DISARM system helicase DrmA — protein sequence MSDKAYSAVRNKILEALRIDLMGPLEEKEKLDESPLSSYITGMLYPHKTSISPDVEYENEDFTSIRDEDCGEEEEDEVEEIIGTKFKLQSSMGIRFYVNNNIQKLKVKVKWGQYYKDKLKPENDNNDEKKKKSGRTVFIRVPKEEEIILDLASTNKNTELLLKQDPSIKIKSSQILLKSGAKLVAVYLSNCRETSDDRDFENVMFQAELIVKGFNNEPVFEPEHLCRDIEIEDEFYYEKRPIYARGNGCATDWVKSDGEKAEEVRTIFIPEHEISSVSPNLKGFSEDYFSMQFMCKSSNRAEIICRLKALNDEYFKWIDNLKKNIKMQNDDFKDRGNKIINKCFEAHKRISLGIEQIEKNDYAFKAFCFMNQSMYLQRGMSEFSKKYGSGIKCSFRDEEFCKKDHSKWRPFQIAFILLNLTGCLDPLNNERKNVDLLYFPTGGGKTEAYLGLIAFVIGYRRLTAHLEKEYEKDGGVTVILRYTLRLLTTQQRDRLTKMICAAEIIRGKHEADYGKTPISIGFWVGGGVTPNSFNEFKDNKDDPTASNKAKNKLTKQIITCPFCGSPINKEDYDIDTEKGEVNIYCHDSNCYFYKFKGKSIPVYVVDEEIYRKCPTVIISTVDKFARLPWDEKTGLIFGRADRYCERHGYIACGEKHTNRHNKKGNLSAAKIIETRQFYPPELIVQDELHLITGPLGTIYGGYETVIEEMCSFTRNGHKILPKYIVSTATIKNANEQIKCLYGRVEFTQFPPSGFDIGDSYFIKEISLDEKPFRKYCAVCASGQSMKTTVLRIYAVLLQSVLELSRQEEYIDLIDPYYTLIGYFNSIRELGGTVRLLQDDIPKRIKRIKKRYGYSQERFLKRTREITSRISSYKIAELLEQLTLSHDDEECLDVAIATNMIAVGMDVDRLGLMTVMGQPKQNSEYIQATSRIGRKFPGLVVTIYNPYRPRDLSHYENFKGFHSHMYRYVEGTTATPFSARARDRVLHAIIVALLRLKNEKMANNNGANNICNIENEIIEEAKKVIVDRISIISPKAKDDSSSEIEQFIEDWKCLTSEEKELLYYIKYTEKYNRLLNYYNEYCTPKEKPTLNSMREVESSSSLYYFTEEAKKHENK from the coding sequence ATGAGTGATAAAGCTTATAGTGCTGTTAGGAATAAGATACTTGAAGCTCTAAGAATTGATTTAATGGGTCCTTTAGAGGAAAAGGAAAAATTAGATGAGTCACCTTTAAGTAGCTATATAACAGGAATGTTATATCCTCATAAAACTTCTATTTCTCCGGATGTAGAATATGAAAATGAAGATTTTACTTCAATAAGGGATGAAGATTGTGGAGAGGAAGAGGAGGATGAAGTTGAAGAAATAATAGGTACAAAATTCAAACTTCAATCATCCATGGGTATAAGGTTCTATGTTAATAATAATATTCAAAAGCTAAAGGTTAAGGTTAAGTGGGGACAATACTATAAAGATAAATTAAAACCAGAAAATGATAATAATGATGAGAAGAAAAAAAAATCTGGGAGAACTGTTTTTATTCGTGTTCCAAAAGAAGAAGAAATAATTCTTGATTTAGCAAGTACAAACAAGAATACAGAATTATTACTAAAACAAGATCCATCAATTAAAATTAAATCATCTCAAATACTGCTTAAAAGTGGAGCTAAATTGGTAGCTGTTTATTTAAGTAATTGCAGAGAAACTTCAGATGATAGAGATTTTGAAAATGTAATGTTTCAGGCTGAACTTATAGTTAAAGGATTTAATAATGAACCAGTTTTTGAACCAGAGCATCTTTGTCGTGATATTGAAATAGAGGATGAATTTTATTATGAAAAAAGACCAATCTATGCACGTGGCAATGGATGTGCTACAGATTGGGTCAAATCAGATGGAGAAAAAGCTGAGGAAGTTAGAACTATATTTATACCTGAACATGAAATTAGTTCAGTTAGTCCAAATCTTAAAGGATTTTCAGAAGATTATTTTTCTATGCAATTTATGTGCAAATCTTCAAATAGAGCAGAAATAATTTGCAGATTAAAAGCATTGAATGATGAATATTTTAAATGGATCGATAATTTAAAAAAGAATATTAAAATGCAAAATGATGATTTTAAAGATAGAGGCAATAAGATAATAAATAAATGCTTTGAAGCCCATAAAAGAATTTCTTTGGGAATAGAACAAATTGAAAAGAATGATTATGCTTTTAAAGCTTTTTGTTTTATGAATCAATCTATGTATTTACAAAGAGGAATGAGCGAATTCTCTAAAAAATATGGTAGTGGTATAAAATGTAGTTTTAGGGATGAAGAGTTTTGTAAAAAAGACCATAGTAAGTGGAGACCATTTCAAATAGCATTTATATTGCTTAATCTTACAGGTTGCCTAGATCCATTAAATAATGAACGTAAAAATGTAGATTTGCTTTATTTCCCAACTGGCGGAGGAAAAACTGAAGCATATTTAGGACTAATTGCTTTTGTAATTGGATATAGGAGGTTAACGGCTCATCTTGAAAAAGAATATGAAAAAGATGGTGGAGTCACGGTTATTTTAAGATATACCTTAAGACTTCTTACAACACAACAGCGTGATAGATTAACTAAAATGATATGTGCAGCAGAAATAATTAGGGGCAAGCATGAAGCAGACTATGGTAAAACACCAATTTCAATAGGGTTTTGGGTTGGTGGAGGGGTAACACCTAATAGTTTCAATGAATTTAAGGATAATAAAGATGATCCAACTGCAAGTAATAAAGCTAAAAACAAACTTACAAAACAAATAATTACTTGTCCTTTCTGCGGAAGTCCGATAAATAAAGAGGATTATGATATTGACACTGAAAAAGGAGAAGTTAATATTTATTGTCATGATTCCAATTGCTATTTCTATAAATTTAAAGGAAAATCTATACCTGTTTATGTTGTAGATGAGGAAATATACAGAAAATGTCCAACGGTTATTATTTCTACAGTAGACAAGTTTGCAAGGCTTCCTTGGGATGAAAAAACCGGGTTGATTTTCGGAAGAGCAGATAGGTATTGTGAGAGACATGGATATATAGCATGTGGAGAAAAGCACACTAACCGTCATAATAAAAAAGGAAACTTGAGTGCAGCAAAGATTATTGAAACAAGACAATTTTATCCACCAGAACTTATTGTTCAGGATGAATTGCATCTGATAACTGGACCATTGGGCACAATATATGGTGGATATGAGACTGTTATTGAGGAAATGTGTTCCTTTACTAGAAATGGACATAAAATATTACCCAAATATATTGTTTCGACAGCAACAATAAAAAATGCAAATGAACAGATAAAATGCTTGTATGGTAGAGTTGAATTTACTCAATTTCCTCCAAGTGGATTTGATATAGGAGATAGCTATTTTATTAAAGAAATTAGCTTAGATGAAAAGCCATTTAGAAAGTATTGTGCAGTGTGTGCTAGTGGGCAATCAATGAAAACTACTGTATTACGTATATATGCAGTACTGCTCCAGTCAGTTTTAGAATTATCAAGGCAGGAAGAATATATTGATTTAATAGATCCTTATTATACTTTAATTGGCTATTTTAATAGTATAAGAGAGTTGGGTGGTACAGTAAGGTTATTACAAGATGACATACCAAAGAGAATAAAAAGAATAAAGAAAAGATATGGATACTCACAGGAAAGATTTTTAAAGAGAACAAGAGAAATAACATCTCGTATTTCATCTTATAAGATTGCTGAATTATTGGAACAATTAACCCTTTCTCATGATGATGAAGAGTGCTTAGATGTTGCTATAGCTACAAATATGATTGCTGTTGGTATGGATGTCGATAGATTAGGATTAATGACAGTAATGGGACAACCTAAGCAAAATTCTGAATATATTCAGGCTACAAGCCGCATAGGTAGAAAATTTCCAGGACTTGTAGTAACTATATATAATCCATATAGACCAAGAGATTTATCACATTATGAAAACTTTAAAGGCTTTCATTCACATATGTATAGATATGTAGAAGGAACAACGGCTACACCATTTTCAGCTCGTGCAAGAGATAGAGTTTTACATGCAATAATTGTAGCTTTATTAAGATTGAAAAATGAAAAAATGGCAAACAATAATGGAGCAAACAATATATGTAATATTGAGAATGAAATAATTGAAGAAGCAAAAAAAGTTATAGTAGATAGAATATCTATTATATCACCAAAGGCAAAAGATGATAGTTCAAGTGAGATAGAACAATTCATTGAAGATTGGAAATGCTTAACAAGTGAAGAGAAAGAACTGCTCTATTACATAAAGTATACTGAGAAATATAATAGATTACTTAATTATTATAATGAGTATTGTACACCAAAAGAAAAACCTACTCTTAATTCAATGAGAGAAGTCGAAAGTTCATCATCACTATATTATTTTACTGAGGAGGCAAAAAAGCATGAAAATAAATAA
- the drmB gene encoding DUF1998 domain-containing protein: MKINKLGELRPNQLITTFGPGSILDALNDSVTVLDINYWTSYGKTIYDSRLASYLGVDCFKTPKASFIGDIPVVAFPSYHVCSNSKCNNLFDIAENFNLDKYIENGPVCPLCSFKAYPARFITACTDGHLDDFPWRWWVHRGETTCKKSMKLISTGNTSSLADLIVQCECGASRNMSGATQQDNFVGLKCSGRHPHNPQIIKNTKGVYSNCNKKVIPSQRGASNVYFSVIRSAISIPPWINPLYALVDEHYRDILNYRGDFGEMGVTKIYEKYFKDVCSREEFNAAAKKRDEKIKEFTEIKEMEYAAITHHVDMVYQTNVKYFKAEEEKVPNYLSKYFSRIIKIHRLREVMVLLGFMRMEAPEPEVDDPKNIVPLTKSKIEPWLPAVEINGEGIFIEFNKDTIKKWKQNLKTQKLSEMYKDYYNEFCQSRGWTKFKERNAEYVLLHTFAHLMIKEMAMLCGYSSSAIKERIYSSENMCGILLYTGSADKEGSLGGLVEMGEISNFNKLLK, from the coding sequence ATGAAAATAAATAAACTTGGAGAGTTAAGACCTAATCAATTAATAACAACTTTTGGTCCAGGCTCCATACTAGATGCTCTCAATGACTCAGTAACGGTTTTAGATATTAATTATTGGACATCTTATGGCAAAACTATATATGATTCAAGATTAGCTTCTTATTTAGGGGTGGACTGCTTTAAAACACCTAAGGCTTCATTTATTGGAGATATTCCTGTAGTAGCGTTTCCAAGTTATCATGTTTGTTCAAATAGTAAATGTAATAATTTATTTGATATAGCAGAAAATTTTAATTTGGATAAATATATTGAAAATGGTCCGGTTTGTCCTTTGTGCAGTTTTAAAGCTTATCCTGCTAGGTTTATTACTGCATGTACAGATGGACATCTTGATGATTTCCCTTGGAGATGGTGGGTTCATAGAGGAGAAACAACATGTAAGAAAAGTATGAAATTAATTTCTACAGGAAATACTTCATCACTAGCTGATTTGATTGTTCAATGTGAATGTGGAGCTTCAAGAAATATGAGTGGGGCAACCCAACAAGACAATTTTGTTGGGTTAAAGTGTAGTGGAAGACATCCACACAATCCACAGATAATAAAAAATACAAAAGGGGTTTATTCTAATTGTAATAAGAAGGTTATACCTTCACAGCGTGGAGCATCAAATGTATATTTTTCAGTAATTAGAAGTGCAATATCAATTCCACCTTGGATAAATCCATTGTATGCATTAGTTGATGAACATTACAGAGATATCCTCAATTATAGAGGAGACTTTGGGGAAATGGGCGTAACAAAAATTTATGAAAAATATTTTAAAGATGTATGTTCAAGAGAAGAATTTAATGCTGCAGCTAAAAAAAGGGATGAGAAAATAAAGGAATTTACTGAAATAAAAGAAATGGAATATGCTGCTATTACTCATCACGTTGATATGGTATATCAGACAAATGTAAAATACTTTAAAGCAGAAGAGGAAAAAGTTCCTAATTACCTCTCAAAATATTTTTCAAGAATTATTAAAATTCATAGATTAAGAGAAGTGATGGTATTACTTGGATTTATGAGGATGGAAGCTCCAGAACCAGAAGTTGATGATCCTAAAAATATTGTGCCACTTACAAAAAGCAAAATAGAACCTTGGCTCCCAGCAGTAGAAATCAATGGCGAGGGAATTTTTATTGAATTTAATAAAGATACAATTAAAAAGTGGAAGCAAAATTTAAAAACTCAAAAACTTTCAGAAATGTATAAAGATTATTATAATGAATTTTGCCAATCAAGAGGATGGACAAAGTTTAAAGAAAGAAATGCTGAATATGTACTTTTACATACCTTTGCTCATTTAATGATTAAAGAAATGGCTATGTTATGTGGGTATTCATCATCAGCTATTAAAGAAAGAATATATAGTAGTGAGAATATGTGTGGAATTTTATTGTATACAGGTAGTGCTGACAAAGAGGGTTCTTTAGGTGGTTTAGTTGAAATGGGTGAAATAAGTAACTTTAATAAATTATTAAAATAG
- a CDS encoding phospholipase D-like domain-containing protein — protein sequence MWNGSISDALLIETIVAEIEKINGVVDSTSNFQESFLEIHKRFPNLSIEEVNNVLQIAIGLYNYKKTEKVEIVITAPNSFKLHARKTSSVMKELIYSAEKSITLTGYSISDYAMDLFDEIINKSRRGIYINLYLNDFENKKEQLDKLILFKSRYLNIFDYNKNTKDKMAALHAKVIVVDSSKTFISSSNLSYHGIEGNIEMGVVMESVKKAGEVEELLKELKKQRVFEKI from the coding sequence ATGTGGAATGGAAGTATAAGTGATGCACTATTAATAGAGACAATTGTAGCTGAAATTGAAAAAATTAATGGAGTTGTTGACTCAACTTCAAATTTTCAGGAATCTTTTTTAGAAATCCATAAGAGATTCCCCAATTTATCAATTGAAGAAGTTAATAATGTATTGCAGATTGCTATAGGATTATATAATTATAAAAAGACTGAAAAAGTTGAGATTGTCATAACAGCACCCAATAGCTTTAAGTTACATGCAAGAAAAACAAGTTCAGTTATGAAAGAACTAATATATAGTGCAGAGAAAAGCATAACCTTAACAGGATATTCAATATCTGATTATGCCATGGATTTATTTGATGAAATAATTAATAAAAGCCGTAGAGGTATATATATAAACTTATATCTTAATGATTTTGAAAACAAGAAAGAACAATTAGATAAATTAATATTATTCAAAAGCAGATATTTAAATATTTTTGATTACAATAAAAACACAAAAGATAAAATGGCAGCTCTGCATGCAAAAGTTATAGTTGTTGATTCTTCTAAAACATTTATATCATCTTCAAACCTTTCTTATCATGGGATTGAAGGAAATATTGAGATGGGTGTTGTTATGGAATCTGTAAAGAAGGCAGGAGAGGTTGAAGAACTACTAAAAGAGTTGAAGAAACAGAGGGTGTTTGAGAAGATATAA
- a CDS encoding ATP-binding protein → MDKDNANIIISPRIIYESLGSKNIEVDSIVFAEQIKNSYDAHSKCITIDFSNYVKDEIIIYDDGDGMDYDDIISNWFLIGTSNKLNNKKNLGGKGIGRLSLFRLADSITIITKKLKNMEYEFTVNKAQLESFNTTGDVEIQIKENKTSAFFYGENIKGTKIVLHKLKKLNFNEIFIDLQNVTTPNKKAPINIKCIYPSFFQKTSYRDVNKSIVFAPFKCYVTFEGKTLSEYRFECELKSKVVYNNFNTNELKEKFMKLQDISLGKITVVLYNFYLAEKFCNTNSIPRDEILNNFLEAYQGINVYRENFKVYGHGKDDWLKLAEKRVNAPSKCIDNRLSFGYINLLRPDSDKLEEKTSREGFIKNEYLNYFKNAIELIVKQFNKDRFKSIKLMPKNGFHDTIIDDPPKGYQNSEDYSKSEKHLETDDKESSNKFYEDTKNNTIININENENIENVFDNFKHDKSDKSTEFEDKYITVENLKKPKKIYSDKLIIDASFICPKTAPEKIKRIIYELQTINSKFIYAQGLLLRCLIDISTQYAQSRIESIKRNNNDLNGNILSVLNYISNNNLIDKKYLDRIRSEIKQDKIIEYFNGIAHEYNYKSNFEIIKRVWDTFEMYILFCIRL, encoded by the coding sequence ATGGATAAAGATAATGCTAATATCATCATAAGTCCAAGAATTATTTATGAATCTCTTGGAAGTAAAAATATAGAAGTTGATAGTATAGTATTTGCTGAACAAATAAAAAACTCATATGATGCACACTCAAAATGTATTACCATAGATTTTAGCAATTATGTAAAAGATGAAATAATAATTTATGATGATGGGGATGGAATGGATTATGATGATATCATTTCAAATTGGTTTTTAATAGGAACTAGCAATAAGTTAAATAATAAAAAAAATCTTGGTGGTAAAGGGATTGGTAGGCTTAGCTTATTTAGACTTGCAGATTCAATAACAATAATTACAAAGAAATTAAAAAATATGGAGTATGAATTTACAGTTAACAAAGCACAATTAGAAAGTTTTAATACTACTGGAGATGTAGAAATACAAATAAAAGAAAATAAAACTAGTGCCTTTTTTTATGGTGAGAATATAAAAGGAACGAAAATAGTTTTGCATAAATTAAAGAAACTAAATTTCAATGAGATTTTTATTGATCTTCAGAATGTTACTACTCCAAATAAAAAAGCTCCAATAAATATAAAATGCATTTATCCTAGCTTTTTTCAAAAGACTAGTTATAGAGATGTTAATAAGTCAATTGTTTTTGCGCCATTTAAATGTTATGTTACATTTGAAGGGAAAACACTCAGTGAGTACAGGTTTGAATGTGAGCTTAAAAGCAAAGTAGTATATAATAATTTTAACACTAATGAACTTAAAGAAAAATTTATGAAGCTACAAGATATAAGTTTAGGTAAAATTACAGTTGTATTATATAATTTTTATTTAGCTGAAAAATTTTGTAATACAAATAGTATTCCACGTGATGAAATATTAAATAATTTTTTAGAAGCCTATCAAGGTATAAACGTATATAGAGAGAACTTTAAAGTATATGGGCATGGAAAAGATGATTGGTTAAAGTTAGCAGAAAAACGTGTTAATGCACCTTCCAAATGTATTGATAACAGACTTTCATTTGGATATATTAATTTATTGCGACCTGATTCTGATAAATTGGAAGAAAAGACAAGCAGAGAAGGTTTTATTAAAAACGAATATCTTAACTATTTTAAAAATGCCATTGAATTAATTGTAAAACAATTCAATAAGGATCGTTTCAAATCAATAAAATTAATGCCTAAAAATGGTTTTCATGATACAATTATTGATGATCCACCAAAAGGTTATCAAAATTCTGAAGATTATTCTAAAAGTGAAAAACATTTAGAAACTGATGATAAGGAATCTTCAAATAAATTTTATGAAGATACTAAAAACAATACTATCATTAATATTAATGAAAATGAAAATATAGAAAATGTTTTTGATAATTTTAAGCATGATAAAAGTGATAAATCAACTGAATTTGAAGATAAATATATTACTGTTGAGAATTTAAAAAAACCCAAAAAAATTTATTCAGATAAATTAATTATAGATGCTAGTTTCATTTGCCCTAAAACTGCTCCAGAAAAAATAAAACGTATTATTTATGAGCTTCAAACAATAAATTCAAAATTTATTTACGCGCAAGGACTTTTACTACGTTGTTTAATTGATATATCAACTCAATATGCGCAAAGTAGAATTGAAAGTATAAAACGTAACAATAACGATTTGAATGGTAATATTTTGAGTGTATTAAATTATATTTCTAATAATAATCTAATTGATAAAAAATATTTGGATAGAATACGATCAGAGATAAAACAAGATAAGATTATTGAATACTTTAACGGTATAGCACATGAATACAATTATAAGAGTAATTTTGAAATTATTAAGCGTGTATGGGATACATTTGAAATGTATATATTATTCTGTATTAGATTATAA
- a CDS encoding AAA family ATPase, translating to MKVSKIKIRNFRLLKEFELDLEDNLSLIIGKNNCGKTSLLSILEKFIGSKSMSNSFSYDDFCVDFQNDIKEKVESNYVLVDNDLINPIGISMKLFIEHGEDDDLSNISEFMMDLDPDNKFVVLGFEYSISQDNFKTLKEKYNEYKNNHIEMDKNSKSKDELAKNYFVDFIKSEYKKYFRISRKSIAYDLSKKEEKDNEFIDLDKSKISLNNIISFKSISARRAVSNVESDCTLSALSSKYYEKVEEDDNEKSAIDEFKSKISETDVDCQVNLTPFYV from the coding sequence ATGAAGGTTTCGAAAATAAAAATTAGAAATTTTAGATTATTAAAAGAATTTGAGCTTGATTTAGAGGATAATTTGTCATTGATTATAGGAAAAAACAATTGTGGCAAAACATCATTGTTATCAATTCTAGAAAAATTTATTGGTAGTAAATCTATGTCAAATAGCTTTTCGTACGATGACTTTTGTGTTGACTTTCAGAACGATATAAAGGAAAAGGTTGAATCGAATTATGTATTAGTGGATAATGATCTAATAAATCCAATAGGCATATCTATGAAATTATTTATTGAACATGGAGAGGATGACGATTTATCCAACATTAGTGAGTTTATGATGGATTTAGACCCTGACAATAAGTTTGTTGTATTAGGTTTTGAATATTCTATTTCACAAGATAATTTTAAAACTTTGAAAGAAAAGTATAATGAATATAAAAATAACCATATTGAAATGGATAAAAATTCTAAAAGTAAGGATGAATTAGCCAAAAATTATTTTGTCGATTTTATCAAGAGCGAGTATAAAAAATATTTCCGTATATCAAGAAAATCCATTGCGTATGACTTAAGTAAGAAGGAAGAAAAGGACAATGAATTTATTGACTTAGATAAAAGTAAAATCAGTTTAAATAATATTATTAGCTTTAAATCAATAAGTGCTCGTAGGGCGGTTTCAAATGTAGAGTCAGATTGTACGTTATCTGCTCTTTCTTCAAAATATTATGAGAAAGTAGAGGAAGATGATAATGAGAAATCAGCGATTGATGAGTTTAAAAGTAAAATTAGTGAAACGGATGTAGATTGTCAAGTAAATTTGACCCCTTTTTACGTTTAA